In Spirochaeta thermophila DSM 6578, the following proteins share a genomic window:
- a CDS encoding ion transporter, with protein MDGKTTRRGFLEGLVTAAILLVLVQTVLEDLAVLLMWEWRWRKALLLAGFGFDVFFTLEFLVRSIAAASEGRFARYFSKERGWIDFFASVPLLVFNSGPEVFSLLYGGAAFVGVAGKLKLLKVVKIIRMARILRLLRGLKLVKQIAYIDSPMTQHHISRIASLVVTAELVVLFVYSILPVFLPLKGVEERYVARVVRTGHVFTEMEDTLTRDQVLTLAAAHEEVLVVRTGGQQLYSRYDDSFYDRMFGPQDYAYYREGPLEVFFDMRPVHVESARLSLLALSTVLVCLFLLLFVYAPHFALTVTDPLRVVERGLSEPDYELAARVYPEYGDHEVFRVARLYNEELLPRKLSEGGWTPVGGIEDLLGEE; from the coding sequence ATGGACGGCAAGACGACGCGAAGAGGATTTCTGGAAGGTCTCGTGACGGCGGCCATACTCCTCGTCCTCGTGCAGACCGTGCTCGAGGACTTGGCCGTGCTCCTCATGTGGGAGTGGAGGTGGAGGAAGGCTCTCCTCCTCGCAGGTTTCGGGTTCGATGTGTTCTTCACCCTCGAATTCCTGGTGAGGAGCATCGCGGCTGCATCGGAAGGGCGGTTCGCCCGCTATTTCTCGAAAGAACGCGGGTGGATCGACTTCTTCGCCTCGGTGCCTCTTCTCGTCTTCAACTCGGGGCCCGAGGTGTTCTCGCTCCTCTACGGCGGGGCCGCGTTCGTGGGGGTGGCGGGCAAACTCAAGCTCCTCAAGGTGGTGAAGATCATCCGCATGGCCCGTATCCTCAGGCTCCTGAGGGGGCTCAAACTGGTGAAGCAGATCGCCTACATCGACTCTCCCATGACCCAGCACCACATCTCCCGCATCGCCTCCCTGGTGGTGACCGCCGAGCTGGTGGTGCTCTTCGTTTACAGCATCCTCCCGGTCTTCCTTCCCCTCAAGGGCGTGGAGGAGCGGTACGTGGCCAGGGTGGTGCGCACCGGCCATGTCTTCACCGAGATGGAGGACACCCTCACCCGCGACCAGGTCCTCACCCTCGCGGCTGCGCACGAGGAAGTACTCGTGGTGCGCACCGGGGGGCAGCAGCTCTATTCCCGCTACGACGACTCGTTCTACGATCGGATGTTCGGTCCGCAGGACTACGCCTACTACAGGGAAGGTCCGCTGGAGGTCTTCTTCGACATGCGGCCCGTACATGTCGAGTCGGCACGGCTCTCGCTCCTTGCGCTCTCCACGGTGCTGGTGTGTCTCTTCCTCCTCCTCTTCGTCTATGCCCCGCACTTCGCCCTCACGGTGACCGATCCCCTGCGGGTGGTAGAACGGGGTCTCTCCGAGCCGGACTACGAGCTCGCCGCACGGGTATACCCAGAGTATGGAGACCACGAGGTCTTCCGGGTGGCCCGCCTCTACAACGAGGAGCTCCTCCCCCGCAAGCTCTCGGAAGGCGGGTGGACCCCCGTGGGGGGGATAGAGGATCTGTTGGGGGAGGAGTAG